A genomic window from Armatimonadota bacterium includes:
- the cas2 gene encoding CRISPR-associated endonuclease Cas2, which yields MIHLLIYDIESDRIRTKVARACQEQGMERVQFSAFWGELTENECEELLLECQDLIGDEPARIHILPLCKTCFSRRSTYATAQFEGGAETPPDRNATVWFLPDEPPEKRSEHNAQQPAGSSHMDRALKDVVRRIPKRSKPVGLTDDPWENPDDSRE from the coding sequence ATGATACACTTACTCATCTACGACATCGAATCCGACCGCATTCGCACCAAGGTCGCCCGAGCCTGTCAGGAGCAAGGCATGGAACGCGTCCAGTTCTCGGCCTTCTGGGGCGAGCTTACTGAGAACGAATGCGAGGAGCTTCTCCTGGAATGCCAGGACCTCATCGGTGACGAACCAGCCCGAATACACATCCTGCCCCTGTGCAAGACCTGCTTCTCCCGACGTAGCACCTACGCTACGGCGCAGTTCGAAGGCGGGGCCGAAACACCTCCCGATCGCAACGCCACCGTGTGGTTCCTGCCCGACGAACCGCCCGAAAAGCGAAGCGAGCACAATGCCCAACAGCCTGCCGGCTCTTCACACATGGATCGCGCTCTCAAGGACGTGGTCCGACGCATCCCAAAGCGCAGCAAGCCGGTCGGCCTCACCGATGATCCGTGGGAGAATCCCGATGACTCCCGTGAATAG
- the cas4 gene encoding CRISPR-associated protein Cas4, with product MADFPLTVTDIRQFHYCPRVVYFTYVQPLERPTTYKMAHGQDAEERADALENRRTLDRYGLHEGRRIFDAPLESPSLALSGRADMLIITPNHVYPVEFKYTDEEPAPNHYLQVVAYAMMAREQYQLPAPHGYLVRLSDGEVWQAEITPEACEKVIASLQRIRQMIDAERFPDPPDARGKCLDCEFRRFCGDV from the coding sequence ATGGCTGACTTCCCACTGACCGTCACAGACATCCGTCAGTTCCACTACTGCCCGCGGGTCGTCTACTTCACCTATGTCCAGCCACTCGAGCGGCCTACCACCTACAAGATGGCCCATGGTCAGGACGCTGAGGAGCGCGCGGATGCCTTGGAGAACCGCCGCACTCTCGACCGGTACGGGCTGCATGAGGGCAGGCGGATCTTCGATGCGCCCCTGGAGTCACCATCCCTGGCTCTCTCCGGGCGCGCCGATATGCTCATCATCACCCCGAACCATGTCTATCCTGTGGAGTTCAAATACACCGACGAAGAGCCGGCGCCCAACCATTACTTGCAGGTGGTCGCCTACGCCATGATGGCCCGTGAGCAGTACCAGTTGCCCGCGCCCCATGGGTATCTGGTGAGACTCTCGGACGGCGAAGTCTGGCAGGCGGAGATTACACCCGAAGCGTGTGAGAAGGTGATCGCAAGCCTGCAACGAATACGACAAATGATCGATGCCGAGCGCTTCCCCGACCCGCCTGATGCCCGGGGCAAGTGTCTAGATTGCGAGTTCCGACGCTTCTGTGGCGACGTGTAA